TTTTATTTAATTAGAGCCTTGTGATTTTATAAAAGCTGAGGTCAAAGTCTTTTGGATTTTTAATTGAAATACTTATATTTATATAATAAACTTAGCCTACATGGAGCAGCAAGAGGACATAATGATGGACGGAGAAAATATTTATAACAAGATAAAGGAAATTTTTGGCTGTATGTCAAACAACCTCAATATCCTTGAAGAACAAATAGATATTGACCTGCAGATGGAATATTTTGAGTTTTCAAAAAACCTGAATGCCCAAAAAAGTTCTGAGGAAATATTAGAGGAAAAAGACAAACTGTTCGAATCTTCCGTCAGTGTTGAAACTAAAAAAAAGATTTTGGTAGAACTTGCCTCTGTTGAAGAAATTGAGGCCTTCCGCACCATTGAAAAATACCTTAAAAATCCGGATAAAGAATTAAAAGACTGGGCGACCTTATCCCTTCAGGAAAGTAAAATGTTTATTGAGAGTAAATTGCTTGACGAAAATCAGATTTTTATTTCAACCGGACTGGGAGGAAAAGGTTCTAAACTAAGATACTTTGTAGTTCTGATTTCTCAAAAAAAGACAAATTTTACGGTCCTTCAGAAAAAAGTGATCAAAAGTGAATTCGATTATACCTTAAAAAAATATGACGGAGAGATTGAAGAAATAAAATATGCAAAAACCTTTTCCACCATTAAAGCTGTTATTCCCTTAAATGTATCCATAAAAGAAGTTTTCAAAGAAGCTCTTGACGAATGCAACCAATATGGGAACTTTTTAGAGGACAATTTTATTGTCACCAATATGAAAGAACTAAGCTTTGAGGAAATTGAAGACTTTCTGGAAAAAGAAAAATATAACGAAAACACCTAGCCCCCATTACCCTCTCTCCTGTCTGATCTTCGCAATTGTTCATTTATGATTTATCAAAAAAAATATGTAGGTTTGAATGCAAAAGTATAATATGCTGAATAATGAATATCATACAAGCTAAGGATAATGATTTTATTGATATATTATTTGTTGTCAAACAATGTCTTAAAGAGAAACAGGGATTATTTATAGGGAATAAACTTTACACCGATTCCGAACTTTCAGAAAAAATAAAAAAAGATATTGAAGATCAGGCTCTCTTTCTATGCCAAGAACACGAATCATGCATTGCCTTAATTGCCCTGGGCCGCCAACAGCCCGAGGAATACCGGCATATATCCTGGAACGACAACAGTGCCCACTTTCTTTCTATTCAGAACCTCATCGTACATCCGCATTGGCAGCAAAAAAATATTGCTGAAAAACTACTTCTTTTTGCTGAATCCTTTTCAACTGAACAAGGATACTCCTCTTTAAGATTTAGTACTTCAAACTTGAGTGAACAAACTGTTAAAATATTTGAAGAAGCAAAATTTATCCGTACAGGTCATCTTCCTGCTACTAAACAAAATATGCCCTGCGATTGTTATGAAAAAATATTGAAGTGAACTTGCACAAACATTATAGATCGTTAGAAAAAACAATACATGTATATAATATTCAATAATATAAATTATTCCATCCATTAAAAATAGCAAGAATGAAAAAAATCACCGTTTATCTAATCATATTTGTTATGTTGTTTTCAAGTAAAATAAAAGCACTTGAGGTAACGGCCCCAAACCAGCCCGACACCTTCAAATACTATGTGGAAAAATTTGCCGATCTGAAGATTCTGCGTTATCAGGTTCCGGGTTTCGAAAATCTCAGCCTGAGACAAAAGAAACTGATATATTGCCTTAATCAGGCGGCCCTTTCGGGACGCGACATCATTTTCGACCAAAATGGCAAATACAACCTGATGGTTCGCCGTACCCTGGATAATATCGTCGAAACTTACAAAGGAAATCGCAATTGCCCGGACTTTGAACAATTCATGGTTTACGCCAAAAGAGTGTGGTTTTCAAATGGAATATACCATCATTATTCATGCGATAAGATTATCCCCAAAATTTCCCGGCAATATTTCCAGGCTTTGGTTAAGCAGTCGAACGTTCAAAAGTTCCCTTTAAAAAAAGGGGAAACAATGGATAAGTTTCTGAGCAGAATTAGCCCGGTTATCTTTGATCCCACGATTGCTCCTAAACGGGTTTCGCTTGATCCAAGCAAAGATCTGGTTCAAAACTCCGCCTGTAATTTTTATGAAGGGGTAACAGAGAAAGAAGCCGATCATTTTTACAAATCCATGGTAAAACCCAATGATCCCACCCCTGTTTCTTACGGTCTGAACTCGAAACTGGTAAAGGAAAACGGGCACCTGATAGAAAAAACATGGAAAATCAACGGAATGTATGGCTCGGCCATCAGCGAAATCGTTAAATGGCTGACTAAAGCTCTCCCTTATGCTGAAAACCAGGAACAGAAAGCAACCCTTGAGAAACTTATAGAATATTACAAAACAGGGAACTTAAAAACCTGGGATGATTACAATATTTTATGGGTTAAGGACTTAAAATCGGAAGTAGACTTCACCAATGGTTTTATTGAAACATACGGAGATCCCATTGGATTGAAAGCCACCTGGGAAGCCATTGTCAATTTCAAGAACCTGGAAGCTACCCATCGTACGGAAATCATCAGTTCCAATGCTCAATGGTTTGAGGATCATTCGCCCATCGATCCAAGATTTAAGAAGAAAGAGGTAAAGGGTGTTTCTGCCAAAGTGATTACCATAGCCCAGTTAGGCGGAGAATGTTATCCCTCCACTCCCATTGGCATCAATCTGCCCAATGCCGATTGGATCAGAAAAGATTACGGCTCCAAATCAGTTACCCTCGAAAATATAACCTATGCTTATAACCAGGCATCTTTAAAGGATGGCTTTCTGGAAGAATATGCCGCTGATCCCAGTGAAATAAAAATGATCAAAGATTATGGGTATATCACGGACAATCTGCACACCGATTTGCACGAATGTTTAGGACACGGTTCCGGGCAACTGTTGCCGGGAGTAAAAACCGATGCCCTGAAAAATTACCAGTCTACCCTGGAAGAAGCCAGAGCCGATCTATTTGCCTTATATTACATGGCTGATCAGAAAATGGTGGACCTTGGCCTGCTTCCTGACGCTGAAGCATATAAAGCCCAGTATATGTCCTATATCCGCAATGGACTGATGACCCAGCTGGTACGCATCAAACCCGGGAAAAACATCGAGGAAGCCCACATGCGCAACCGCCAGCTCATTGCAAAATGGTGCTACGAAAAAGGCAAAGACGGCAATGTTATTGAGTTTTTCACAAACGACGGCAAAACTTATGTCAGAATCAACGACTTCGATAAGTTACGCACGCTTTTTGGAGAATTGCTCAAAGAAGTACAAAGGATAAAATCTGAAGGCGATTACGAAGCAGGAAAAAATCTGGTTGAAAATTATGGCGTACAGGTAGATGAAAAGTTACACCAGGAAGTTTCGGCACGTTATGAAAAACTGAATCTTGCTCCTTATGGTGGCTTCATCAATCCTGTCTTTACCCCGTTGATGAAAAACGGCGAAATAACCGATGTGAAAGTAAGCTATCCTGACAACTACGTACAGCAAATGCTGGATTATTCAAAACATTACTCATTTTTGCCTACATATAATTAATCTCAATTAACACAAAAAACGCCGGATATAAATGTTAAATATATCCGGCGTTTTTATTAGTTCTTAATTCTGCCTAATATACATTGTAATTACGCAATACAGGTTTTTGTTTAGTTTTTTGTTTCTGTTTTGACGGAGAAGTAGATTTTTTAGGTTGCAGCGGTTGTGCTGGTTGCGCCGGTTTCTCAGGTGGACGTGATAATTGATTAGCAATAGAATCCATATAATGCCTCATCTCCTGCATCGAAGAGGAAGGAAAGTCAAAATTACGGAAGAAATCGTCTTTAAAAGGATCACCGGGCATCATCATCGAATCCGAGAAAAATTTTTTAAATTCTTTTTCATCCATCACTTCTGACTGTTTAAAAGAAAAAGAACGGAAATTTTCCATTCCGCTGCCCGACGAATCTCTGGATGAATAGCTGTATGTCGAATCATAACCTACTATATTGCCCTTTTCATCATATTTTTTGTTGACATGTATGTCTATTTTAGGCTGATTGGATGATACCGTATCACCGTCATGACTATAGCCAGGCAAAATACTCTTGCCCTGGGCACTGCCAAAGAAAAAAGGTACAAAAAACAAACACATCATAATCAACAATACAAGCACCGGGGCATTCAGAACTTTTTGCCCAAAAGAATTGGATTTAACCTGTTTTCCATAATACAGAATCTTTTTAAATAATGAATTCATCCTATTTTCCTCCAACTTATTTCTTTAAAATGTTCAAAATTTACCTTATTATGATTATTTCAAATTTTATGCAATTTTAATGGATTGACTCAATTACGGACTATCCAATGAGTTAAATATTGTTAAAGCCCTGGATCATCCCCGACATATTGATTTTTTACTTTCAGAATAAACTATGACATAAAAATTATATTGCCGTTTTTAATCAAATAGTTGTTAAAATTGCAAACTCAAACAAAAATAAAAATAGATGAGTAATTTTCTGAA
This genomic interval from Bacteroidota bacterium contains the following:
- a CDS encoding GNAT family N-acetyltransferase → MNIIQAKDNDFIDILFVVKQCLKEKQGLFIGNKLYTDSELSEKIKKDIEDQALFLCQEHESCIALIALGRQQPEEYRHISWNDNSAHFLSIQNLIVHPHWQQKNIAEKLLLFAESFSTEQGYSSLRFSTSNLSEQTVKIFEEAKFIRTGHLPATKQNMPCDCYEKILK
- a CDS encoding dihydrofolate reductase is translated as MKKITVYLIIFVMLFSSKIKALEVTAPNQPDTFKYYVEKFADLKILRYQVPGFENLSLRQKKLIYCLNQAALSGRDIIFDQNGKYNLMVRRTLDNIVETYKGNRNCPDFEQFMVYAKRVWFSNGIYHHYSCDKIIPKISRQYFQALVKQSNVQKFPLKKGETMDKFLSRISPVIFDPTIAPKRVSLDPSKDLVQNSACNFYEGVTEKEADHFYKSMVKPNDPTPVSYGLNSKLVKENGHLIEKTWKINGMYGSAISEIVKWLTKALPYAENQEQKATLEKLIEYYKTGNLKTWDDYNILWVKDLKSEVDFTNGFIETYGDPIGLKATWEAIVNFKNLEATHRTEIISSNAQWFEDHSPIDPRFKKKEVKGVSAKVITIAQLGGECYPSTPIGINLPNADWIRKDYGSKSVTLENITYAYNQASLKDGFLEEYAADPSEIKMIKDYGYITDNLHTDLHECLGHGSGQLLPGVKTDALKNYQSTLEEARADLFALYYMADQKMVDLGLLPDAEAYKAQYMSYIRNGLMTQLVRIKPGKNIEEAHMRNRQLIAKWCYEKGKDGNVIEFFTNDGKTYVRINDFDKLRTLFGELLKEVQRIKSEGDYEAGKNLVENYGVQVDEKLHQEVSARYEKLNLAPYGGFINPVFTPLMKNGEITDVKVSYPDNYVQQMLDYSKHYSFLPTYN